A genomic stretch from Deltaproteobacteria bacterium includes:
- a CDS encoding alpha/beta hydrolase has product MEGTGDIRKITLKASGMDFPALETGSGPLVLLLHGFPDHNRTWRLQMPALAAAGFRAIAPVMRGYSPSCQPRDNDYHVIRMAEDVLGWMDCLGETKCHLVGHDWGAIVTYASGTIAPDRFHSLTTLAVPHLRRMPTGLRELPGQIRNSWYMIFFQLRILADVIVERNDWAFIERLWRDWSPGWQWPPEEMAELKKTFGQPGVRKAALNYYRAFFDPLSQASRDTRAATTARINVPTLALTGEADGCMDTRLYDIVMRAEDFPGGLQVERVKGTGHFLHQENPVEVNRLVLNWIRAHQPETR; this is encoded by the coding sequence ATGGAAGGCACCGGCGATATCCGCAAGATTACACTGAAGGCCAGCGGCATGGATTTCCCGGCGCTGGAGACAGGTTCGGGACCGCTCGTGCTGCTGCTCCACGGATTTCCCGATCATAACCGCACCTGGCGGCTCCAGATGCCTGCACTGGCGGCAGCGGGTTTCCGCGCCATTGCCCCTGTCATGCGGGGTTACTCCCCTTCCTGCCAGCCCAGAGACAACGATTACCACGTGATCCGCATGGCCGAGGATGTGCTCGGCTGGATGGACTGCCTTGGCGAGACCAAATGCCATCTCGTCGGACATGACTGGGGTGCCATCGTCACCTATGCGAGCGGCACCATCGCTCCTGACCGGTTCCATTCGCTCACGACACTCGCCGTACCGCATCTCCGCCGCATGCCTACCGGATTACGGGAACTGCCCGGCCAGATACGGAACTCCTGGTACATGATCTTCTTCCAGCTCCGCATTCTTGCAGACGTGATCGTCGAGCGGAACGACTGGGCCTTTATCGAAAGGCTGTGGCGCGACTGGTCCCCGGGATGGCAATGGCCGCCGGAAGAGATGGCGGAACTCAAGAAGACGTTCGGCCAGCCGGGCGTCAGGAAGGCCGCCCTCAATTATTACCGCGCCTTCTTTGATCCGCTCTCGCAGGCTTCACGCGATACCCGAGCCGCCACCACAGCCCGGATCAATGTACCAACGCTTGCCCTCACCGGAGAGGCCGACGGCTGCATGGATACACGCCTTTATGACATCGTTATGCGTGCGGAAGACTTTCCCGGCGGACTTCAGGTGGAGCGCGTGAAAGGCACCGGGCACTTCCTTCATCAGGAAAATCCCGTCGAAGTGAACCGACTTGTCCTCAACTGGATCCGCGCCCACCAGCCGGAGACGAGATAA
- a CDS encoding GMC family oxidoreductase yields MPAGLTPAERQIALAVGQAVLPDGRVFKGAGERTVERIEKFVTHVGATAVFGRSLRMLELATLPGHGARFSHLPRNEREAFLAGWLGGPLPLRLAAMGLTTPFKTTHFDDPEVYTAMGCVYEFHGKPEPPERWRQQVIRGADAAGSGEIECDVVVVGTGAGGAVFGKELAERGLAVVFIEEGEWRDRDQFTGRSIEMHRRHHRNGGATGTIGNTFIAVPMGRLVGGSTAINTGTCFRTPDWILERWVNEFGLTGFEPDTMRPYFEQVERELQVEPGDPKYLGGIARVVARGCEKLGWSHKVIRRNAPGCDGSGVCDFGCPTEARRSTNISYLPPALKRGSMLYTGLKAEKVRIENGRAVGIEATCLETGKMLKVRARATALACGTMLTPVLLDRQGICNSSGWLGRNLSVHPSTNCSGLFDEEIRGYAAIPSGYTCDHWMRDGILMNGAGAPLDIGPMTFPFIGRKLMEVMEAYDRVAGFGYLVTDRGNGRMVKLPGGRHIWYYNLGDYELKMLKTGMIRTIEVLRAAGAKEVYPSLPNHGVIRSDADVERLRKADIRPRDYTLVGFHPLGTTRLGSRRKDSVLDPDHQSWDVPGLYIVDGGAVPTAISVNSQITIMTLATRAAERLAGKLG; encoded by the coding sequence ATGCCGGCTGGCCTGACTCCTGCCGAACGCCAGATCGCCCTGGCCGTCGGCCAGGCAGTGCTCCCCGACGGACGGGTCTTCAAGGGCGCAGGTGAACGGACCGTCGAGAGAATCGAGAAGTTCGTCACACACGTCGGCGCCACGGCTGTTTTCGGGCGCTCCCTGCGCATGCTGGAACTGGCCACTCTACCCGGTCACGGCGCACGATTCTCGCACCTGCCCCGGAACGAACGTGAGGCGTTCCTGGCCGGATGGCTGGGCGGGCCCTTACCGTTACGGCTCGCCGCGATGGGCCTCACCACCCCGTTCAAGACCACCCACTTCGACGACCCGGAAGTCTATACCGCGATGGGCTGTGTCTATGAGTTCCACGGCAAACCCGAGCCACCTGAACGGTGGAGGCAGCAGGTGATCCGGGGGGCCGATGCTGCCGGCAGCGGCGAGATCGAATGCGATGTGGTGGTGGTGGGCACGGGTGCTGGCGGCGCGGTTTTCGGCAAGGAACTGGCCGAGCGGGGTCTTGCTGTCGTTTTTATAGAAGAAGGCGAGTGGCGCGACCGGGACCAGTTCACCGGCCGTTCTATCGAAATGCACCGCCGCCACCACCGGAACGGCGGAGCCACCGGCACCATTGGTAACACCTTCATCGCCGTCCCAATGGGGCGGCTGGTCGGTGGATCGACCGCCATCAATACCGGAACCTGCTTCCGGACTCCCGACTGGATACTGGAGCGGTGGGTGAACGAGTTCGGCCTCACCGGTTTCGAGCCAGACACCATGCGGCCCTATTTCGAGCAGGTCGAGCGCGAACTCCAGGTGGAGCCGGGCGATCCGAAATACCTGGGCGGCATAGCCCGCGTTGTAGCCCGTGGCTGCGAAAAGCTCGGCTGGTCCCACAAGGTCATCCGCCGCAATGCGCCCGGCTGCGACGGGTCGGGCGTCTGTGACTTCGGCTGTCCGACCGAGGCGCGGCGATCGACCAACATCTCCTACCTGCCGCCCGCACTGAAGCGCGGTTCCATGCTCTATACCGGGCTTAAGGCCGAAAAGGTGCGGATTGAAAACGGCCGTGCCGTAGGTATTGAAGCAACGTGCCTCGAAACCGGCAAGATGCTGAAAGTCCGTGCGCGGGCGACGGCACTTGCCTGCGGAACCATGCTGACGCCTGTGCTGCTCGACCGGCAGGGCATCTGCAACAGCTCCGGCTGGTTGGGCCGGAACCTTTCCGTGCACCCCTCAACCAACTGCTCAGGGCTGTTCGATGAGGAGATCAGGGGCTACGCCGCGATTCCATCCGGCTACACCTGTGACCACTGGATGCGCGACGGCATCCTGATGAACGGCGCTGGGGCACCGCTCGATATCGGCCCCATGACATTCCCTTTCATCGGGCGGAAACTGATGGAAGTGATGGAAGCCTACGACCGGGTGGCTGGTTTTGGCTACCTGGTTACCGACCGGGGCAACGGCCGGATGGTGAAACTCCCCGGCGGACGGCATATCTGGTACTACAACCTCGGTGACTATGAGCTGAAGATGCTGAAGACCGGCATGATCCGGACCATTGAGGTGCTTCGCGCTGCCGGGGCGAAAGAGGTGTATCCCTCGCTTCCAAACCATGGCGTTATCCGCTCGGACGCCGACGTGGAACGGCTCCGGAAGGCGGATATCAGGCCCCGTGACTATACCCTCGTTGGATTTCACCCGCTCGGGACGACACGGCTGGGCTCCCGCCGGAAGGATTCGGTTCTCGACCCCGACCACCAAAGCTGGGATGTTCCGGGGCTCTATATCGTTGACGGTGGCGCCGTCCCCACGGCTATCAGCGTCAACTCCCAGATCACCATCATGACGCTCGCCACCCGCGCCGCCGAGCGGCTGGCCGGGAAGCTGGGGTGA
- a CDS encoding TetR/AcrR family transcriptional regulator: MKMRAQARKTAAIRRRSPIQKRSQATVNAILEATAQVLVEHGYAKASTNKIARRAGVSIGTVYEYFPDKDAIVMALLDALVRETLERLQKEMALLLPESLPVATRRWLRMAVGMMRERRELVRIIVEQVPRWDEVAPVRDVERKMIEFSRTLARDTDRHFASHRNLEAALFLVSGMIRAAVLRIVLEKPDHLTEDELIDELADIVTGYYEYTRSV, translated from the coding sequence ATGAAAATGCGGGCTCAGGCGCGAAAAACGGCTGCCATACGCCGGAGAAGTCCGATTCAGAAGCGGTCGCAGGCGACGGTCAACGCCATTCTGGAGGCAACTGCTCAGGTTCTGGTGGAACACGGATACGCCAAGGCATCAACCAACAAGATAGCCCGGCGGGCCGGAGTCAGTATCGGTACGGTTTACGAGTATTTCCCGGACAAGGATGCGATAGTGATGGCGCTTCTGGATGCCTTGGTAAGGGAAACGCTGGAACGGCTCCAGAAGGAAATGGCTTTGCTCCTTCCGGAATCGCTGCCGGTTGCCACCCGTCGCTGGCTCAGGATGGCGGTTGGAATGATGCGGGAACGGCGGGAACTGGTGAGAATCATCGTCGAGCAGGTTCCGCGATGGGACGAAGTGGCCCCGGTCCGTGATGTCGAACGGAAGATGATTGAATTCAGCCGGACGCTGGCCCGGGACACGGACCGTCATTTCGCAAGCCACCGGAACCTGGAGGCTGCCCTGTTTCTTGTCTCCGGGATGATTCGGGCTGCTGTCCTGCGTATTGTCCTGGAAAAACCGGATCACCTGACGGAAGACGAACTGATCGATGAACTGGCCGATATCGTCACCGGCTATTACGAATACACCCGGAGTGTGTAG
- a CDS encoding SDR family oxidoreductase encodes MALVLAGRGMNVALVARREDRLRELAHEIETGHKVYARVIPLDLGRLEAPVALCSRLKEEGIQPEVFINNAGFGIKGDFVAVPWERQEQMLNLNLVNLTHLTRLLLPEMLQRGSGYILQVSSIGAYQPTPTYATYAAAKSYVLNFGEAVNWELKGSGVSVSVLSPGGTLTEFMDVAGQKPGFMVRLVSMTSRRVAEIGINGMLRRQSNILPGWRNWLTAFTTRLVPRWLLMFMADWIMYDRDAPSARAGKQ; translated from the coding sequence ATGGCTCTTGTGCTTGCCGGGCGGGGCATGAATGTCGCGCTAGTCGCCCGCCGTGAGGACCGGCTCCGCGAACTGGCACACGAGATTGAAACAGGTCACAAAGTTTATGCGCGGGTAATCCCGCTGGACCTCGGCCGTCTGGAAGCCCCGGTGGCTCTTTGCAGCCGCCTCAAGGAAGAGGGTATCCAGCCGGAAGTTTTTATCAACAATGCCGGGTTTGGCATCAAGGGTGATTTTGTGGCGGTTCCCTGGGAGCGACAGGAACAGATGCTGAACCTGAATCTCGTCAACCTCACGCACCTGACGCGCCTCCTGCTGCCAGAGATGCTCCAGCGCGGATCGGGTTATATCCTTCAAGTGTCGAGTATCGGTGCCTACCAGCCGACGCCCACCTACGCCACCTACGCGGCAGCGAAAAGCTATGTGCTCAATTTTGGCGAGGCGGTGAACTGGGAGCTTAAGGGGAGTGGCGTCAGTGTCTCGGTGCTTTCTCCCGGTGGGACACTGACCGAATTCATGGATGTGGCGGGGCAGAAACCGGGGTTTATGGTGAGGCTTGTGAGCATGACCAGCCGCCGGGTGGCTGAAATAGGCATCAATGGCATGCTCCGGCGCCAGTCCAATATCCTGCCTGGCTGGCGTAACTGGCTGACTGCTTTTACAACGCGATTGGTTCCGCGATGGTTGCTTATGTTCATGGCCGACTGGATCATGTATGACCGCGATGCCCCATCGGCGCGGGCCGGGAAGCAGTGA
- a CDS encoding ABC transporter permease, which yields MIPVAYNIRSLKVRKRNTIAAAAGLAMVVFVFSAVLMLAEGIERTLGRSGEDGVAILLRKGADAELSSGIDAAHLGIVAGAGEIATGSGGIPQALGEVVVVLAQPIARMPDQFANVTVRGVPDNVLPFRSSVKIIEGRAATPGTDEAIIGKAIRGRFAGMDLGQSFELRKNRPVKVVGIFDAQGSAYDSEVWADIDAVRSAFGRLGGLSSIRVRLQSPGRFDAFRARIETDRQLSMEVMRERSYYNKQSEGLALFITAMGMMIAVLFSTGAMIGAMITMYASIAHRKREIGTLLALGFSRISVLVSFLLESVLLALVGGGIGAVLALSMRWVSFSTLNMRTWSEITVSFEPTAGIVIGSLVFAGVMGIIGGLLPAIRASRMSPVTAMRD from the coding sequence ATGATACCGGTTGCTTACAATATCCGGAGCCTGAAGGTCCGGAAGCGGAATACCATCGCGGCAGCGGCAGGGCTGGCAATGGTGGTCTTTGTCTTTTCCGCAGTGCTGATGCTGGCCGAAGGAATTGAGCGCACACTTGGACGCTCCGGTGAAGATGGTGTGGCGATTCTCCTCCGCAAAGGCGCGGATGCGGAACTTTCCAGTGGAATCGATGCTGCACACCTCGGAATCGTGGCTGGTGCCGGCGAAATAGCTACTGGCTCCGGTGGCATACCGCAGGCACTGGGGGAAGTGGTGGTTGTGCTGGCACAACCAATCGCCAGGATGCCCGACCAGTTCGCCAATGTGACTGTCCGGGGCGTCCCGGACAACGTGCTTCCCTTCCGGTCATCCGTGAAGATCATCGAAGGCAGGGCTGCGACTCCCGGCACCGACGAGGCAATCATTGGCAAGGCCATCCGCGGAAGGTTTGCAGGGATGGATCTGGGGCAGTCGTTCGAACTTCGCAAGAACCGGCCCGTCAAGGTCGTCGGTATCTTCGACGCCCAGGGCTCGGCCTACGATTCCGAAGTCTGGGCCGATATCGACGCCGTGCGGAGTGCATTCGGCCGGCTTGGCGGGCTCTCGTCAATCCGGGTGCGCCTGCAGTCGCCCGGCCGGTTCGACGCATTCCGGGCCCGCATAGAAACCGACCGGCAGCTCAGCATGGAAGTCATGCGTGAGCGCAGCTACTACAACAAGCAGTCCGAAGGACTTGCCCTGTTCATCACTGCCATGGGGATGATGATCGCCGTTCTGTTTTCTACTGGCGCCATGATCGGCGCCATGATCACCATGTATGCATCCATCGCTCACCGGAAACGCGAGATCGGAACCCTGCTTGCACTCGGGTTCTCGCGTATCAGCGTCCTTGTGTCGTTCCTGCTGGAATCGGTGCTGCTGGCACTTGTGGGAGGGGGCATCGGTGCGGTTCTGGCCCTTTCGATGCGGTGGGTCAGCTTTTCAACCCTGAACATGCGCACCTGGTCGGAGATTACTGTCTCTTTTGAACCGACGGCTGGAATCGTGATCGGATCGCTCGTATTCGCCGGTGTGATGGGAATCATTGGCGGGCTGCTGCCCGCCATCCGGGCATCCCGCATGTCTCCCGTCACCGCGATGCGGGACTGA
- a CDS encoding DUF2961 domain-containing protein, which yields MDYLYPSMDVRGRFVQLTSYDKGPLPQLPGILADWSRKCVILKPGRIHEAAAVEGAGIVTRIFVGFPAWWRPALYREIALRIYWDGAEQPSVEAPIGDFFGIHHCRYRQYSSRLFSIVSGGIVCSAPMPFGKSFRMTLTQEGSLPVPLFFYGLGYYELSPEAVSPLRFSCQWRRDPICREGEPFPFLEARGRGFYTGMHLSTQNRDWWLRPPILGAVLPRGFGLGHLEGWEEIFTDGSDQSSHTGTGHEEYFNTGWYFADGRFTSPDWGCLGRSYLTGRTASYRYHWLDPIPFRENIRAVIHHGVYDNIPADYSSCAYWYQEGPPGTNYRMPPASERHVLPSLTSRRPGYR from the coding sequence ATGGATTACCTTTATCCGTCGATGGACGTTCGTGGCCGGTTCGTTCAGCTCACAAGTTACGACAAGGGACCGCTGCCACAGCTTCCGGGCATCCTTGCCGACTGGTCGCGCAAGTGTGTGATTCTGAAACCGGGCAGAATCCACGAAGCGGCTGCCGTGGAAGGCGCGGGGATCGTGACGCGGATATTTGTAGGGTTCCCGGCATGGTGGCGGCCCGCGCTCTACCGTGAGATCGCCCTCAGAATATACTGGGATGGAGCGGAACAGCCTTCTGTCGAAGCCCCGATCGGAGATTTTTTCGGTATCCATCACTGCCGTTACCGGCAGTACAGTTCCCGTCTCTTTAGTATCGTGTCGGGGGGGATCGTCTGTAGCGCTCCGATGCCGTTCGGGAAAAGTTTTCGCATGACCCTCACGCAGGAGGGTTCACTCCCGGTTCCACTCTTCTTTTATGGGCTTGGTTATTACGAACTGTCTCCGGAAGCGGTTTCGCCGCTCCGGTTTTCCTGCCAGTGGCGGCGGGATCCGATCTGCCGCGAGGGTGAGCCGTTTCCCTTCCTCGAAGCCCGGGGCCGGGGATTTTATACTGGGATGCATCTTTCCACCCAGAATCGTGACTGGTGGCTGAGGCCGCCCATTCTGGGTGCCGTGCTGCCGAGAGGTTTCGGCCTCGGACATCTGGAAGGATGGGAGGAGATTTTCACCGACGGTTCTGATCAAAGCAGTCATACCGGCACGGGGCATGAGGAGTATTTCAATACCGGCTGGTATTTCGCGGATGGCCGGTTCACCTCGCCAGACTGGGGCTGCCTTGGACGGAGCTACCTTACCGGGCGGACCGCTTCATACCGCTACCACTGGCTTGATCCGATTCCGTTCAGGGAGAACATTCGCGCCGTCATTCACCACGGAGTCTACGACAACATCCCGGCCGACTACAGCTCATGTGCCTATTGGTATCAGGAAGGGCCACCGGGCACCAACTACCGGATGCCGCCAGCAAGTGAACGGCATGTGCTGCCGTCGCTGACTTCGCGCCGTCCTGGGTACCGTTAG
- a CDS encoding ABC transporter permease — protein MSLALLARRNIRRNTVRTALTMVALAIAVVAFVAIRTVLTAWSVAADFAAKDRLATRHKMSFVISMPKHYADTVREVPGIQAATWMNWFGARDPRRPDSFFATIAVDTRTFLDVYDEVMLPEDQKTAWLETRNGAIVGEVLAKELGVQPGDRVTLQGTIFPGSWEFAVSGIYVPTRQTIDRMSLFFHWDYLNDSIEEARRDQIGWIVSRVDDPTAGTRISQEVDRIFDEREVPTLTQSERDLNLSFMGMVSGILKALDIVSIVIMLIMLMILGNTIAMGVRERTRENGVLRALGFSPGQIVVPIMGEAAAVGILSGLIGLVLAYPIVELGMGRWLEENMGAYFPYFRIDPVTAVTAVLLCGLLGVLASIPPAWGAARMKVTDALRQVG, from the coding sequence ATGAGCCTGGCCCTGCTGGCACGGCGGAATATCCGCCGGAACACGGTTCGCACCGCTCTCACGATGGTGGCACTTGCCATCGCCGTCGTGGCATTTGTAGCAATTCGCACCGTGCTGACGGCGTGGAGCGTTGCCGCTGATTTTGCCGCCAAAGACCGGCTGGCCACCCGGCACAAGATGTCGTTCGTCATCAGCATGCCCAAGCATTATGCCGATACGGTGCGCGAGGTTCCGGGTATTCAGGCGGCAACCTGGATGAACTGGTTTGGTGCGCGTGATCCGCGCCGCCCGGACAGTTTTTTCGCCACCATCGCAGTCGATACCCGGACATTTCTTGATGTTTATGATGAAGTGATGCTCCCCGAGGACCAGAAGACCGCCTGGCTGGAAACCCGTAATGGCGCGATCGTTGGTGAAGTGCTGGCCAAGGAACTCGGCGTCCAGCCCGGCGACCGGGTGACACTGCAGGGAACGATCTTTCCCGGCTCGTGGGAGTTTGCAGTGTCGGGGATATACGTGCCGACCCGGCAGACGATCGACCGGATGTCACTGTTCTTCCACTGGGACTATCTCAATGATTCGATCGAGGAAGCCCGCCGCGACCAGATCGGCTGGATCGTAAGCCGGGTGGACGATCCCACCGCCGGGACGCGGATTTCCCAGGAGGTGGACCGGATATTCGACGAACGGGAGGTGCCCACGCTTACCCAAAGCGAGCGTGACCTGAATCTCTCGTTCATGGGCATGGTTTCGGGGATACTGAAGGCACTCGATATTGTCTCAATCGTCATCATGCTGATCATGCTGATGATTCTCGGCAACACGATCGCCATGGGCGTCAGGGAACGTACCCGCGAAAACGGCGTTCTCCGGGCGCTCGGGTTTTCGCCCGGACAGATCGTCGTGCCGATCATGGGCGAGGCTGCTGCCGTGGGCATCCTGAGCGGTCTCATCGGGCTCGTCCTCGCCTATCCCATCGTGGAACTGGGAATGGGCCGGTGGCTGGAGGAAAACATGGGGGCTTACTTCCCCTATTTCCGGATCGATCCGGTTACAGCCGTCACTGCGGTCCTCCTGTGCGGGCTGCTGGGTGTGCTGGCATCCATACCACCGGCATGGGGCGCGGCAAGAATGAAGGTCACCGACGCGTTGAGGCAGGTGGGCTGA
- a CDS encoding zinc-binding dehydrogenase, which translates to MRAIVFHRIGAPLAVETVPDPSPKAGEVVLKVCSCGICGSDLHAASLPPGLPPKTVMGHEFSGEIVAVGADAGNKWKEGDRVCALPFVACGKCEACLSGDGIRCMKIRATGLGQIPGAYAEYVIAGSSELLKLPESVSFQQGALVEPVAVGLNAVNRSEIRRGDSVLVVGAGPVGLVTAMWARFFGARHVIVSEKSPGRLEMAAKFGATGVIDASRQSPAAEFAKLAGGPPDVVFECVGVPGLIQQCIQTVKPRGRIVVVGVCSQNDTIFPLLAVIKEVRMDFVVGYRRQDFQFTLDMMAAGRIDPLQMVTGVTGLQGFPDAFEALKVPDRQCKVMLDPWQ; encoded by the coding sequence ATGCGGGCAATAGTTTTCCACAGGATCGGTGCGCCGCTCGCCGTGGAAACGGTGCCGGATCCTTCGCCGAAAGCTGGCGAAGTGGTGCTGAAGGTGTGCAGTTGTGGCATCTGTGGTTCCGATCTGCATGCCGCATCACTCCCGCCGGGCCTGCCGCCGAAGACGGTGATGGGGCACGAGTTTTCAGGTGAAATCGTGGCCGTTGGGGCCGATGCAGGGAACAAATGGAAGGAAGGCGACCGTGTCTGTGCGCTACCCTTTGTCGCCTGCGGGAAATGCGAGGCCTGCCTGTCGGGGGATGGAATCCGGTGTATGAAAATCCGGGCGACGGGACTTGGCCAGATACCGGGTGCATACGCCGAGTATGTAATTGCCGGATCCAGCGAGCTTCTGAAACTGCCTGAAAGCGTGAGCTTCCAGCAGGGCGCGCTGGTGGAGCCGGTCGCCGTGGGCCTGAATGCGGTGAACCGGTCGGAGATCAGGCGCGGCGACAGTGTACTGGTAGTCGGTGCCGGTCCGGTGGGGCTGGTGACCGCCATGTGGGCCCGGTTCTTCGGCGCCCGTCACGTGATCGTGAGTGAAAAATCGCCGGGGCGTCTGGAGATGGCCGCGAAATTCGGTGCGACTGGCGTCATTGATGCTTCACGCCAGAGCCCGGCAGCGGAGTTTGCGAAGCTTGCCGGCGGGCCACCGGACGTGGTGTTTGAATGCGTCGGCGTGCCGGGGCTTATCCAGCAGTGTATCCAGACCGTGAAGCCGCGCGGGCGTATTGTCGTCGTCGGGGTATGCTCGCAGAACGATACCATCTTTCCGCTTCTGGCAGTCATCAAGGAAGTACGTATGGATTTCGTCGTGGGCTACCGGCGGCAGGATTTCCAGTTCACGCTCGACATGATGGCGGCAGGACGTATCGACCCGCTTCAGATGGTAACCGGGGTGACCGGCCTGCAGGGTTTCCCTGACGCATTCGAAGCACTCAAGGTGCCTGACCGCCAGTGCAAGGTAATGCTGGACCCTTGGCAGTAG
- a CDS encoding LLM class flavin-dependent oxidoreductase — protein sequence MKFGLIYEMNTPLPHSAAQDYRVYWEALEQICLAEDVGFDYAWEVEHHFLTEYSHSSAPEVFLGAVTQRTKRIRIGSGIVQLPHRFNHPAKVAERAAVLDILSNGRYDLGTGRSITEAELGGFEINPADSKAQWEEFVSLIPKMWKSTADKPFSFKGKYLDMPPRHVLPKPIQSPHPPLWVAATQPMTFRQAGERGLGVLCFGFNAAVALGEQSSVYWEALKNPTLQVGDFINPNLAASVPLYCHSDRRQARMAGIPASAYFAVKALQLFSPWYGKEIPGYEYYTQMANRGQADFGVGRDGKPMDMDRLVSEGTLLVGTPDEIGDAIEKYEKAGVTQMVFLVQMGSLPHRDILRSLELFGKEVIPHFRARGHQIPYGFREFQTSVPVPTKEFGAQGLDDVRPASGTSSAA from the coding sequence ATGAAGTTCGGCCTGATCTACGAGATGAACACCCCGCTCCCCCACTCCGCTGCACAGGATTACCGGGTTTACTGGGAGGCACTGGAGCAGATCTGTCTCGCCGAAGACGTAGGCTTCGACTACGCATGGGAAGTCGAGCATCACTTCCTTACCGAGTATTCCCACTCCTCTGCGCCTGAGGTGTTCTTGGGTGCGGTGACCCAGCGGACGAAACGGATCCGCATCGGTTCCGGTATCGTCCAGCTTCCGCACCGGTTCAATCACCCTGCAAAGGTCGCCGAACGTGCTGCCGTGCTCGATATTCTCAGCAATGGCCGGTACGATCTTGGCACCGGCCGGTCGATTACCGAGGCAGAACTGGGCGGATTTGAAATCAATCCAGCCGACTCCAAGGCCCAGTGGGAGGAATTCGTTTCCCTCATCCCGAAAATGTGGAAATCCACCGCGGACAAGCCTTTCTCCTTCAAGGGGAAATACCTCGACATGCCGCCGAGACATGTCCTCCCCAAGCCGATCCAGTCTCCGCATCCGCCGCTGTGGGTCGCGGCGACGCAGCCGATGACTTTCAGACAGGCCGGAGAACGCGGCCTTGGAGTTCTGTGTTTCGGTTTCAATGCGGCGGTAGCCCTTGGCGAGCAGAGCAGCGTTTACTGGGAGGCGCTCAAGAACCCCACACTTCAGGTCGGCGACTTTATCAACCCGAACCTCGCCGCTTCAGTACCCCTCTACTGCCATTCTGACCGACGGCAGGCCCGAATGGCGGGGATCCCCGCGTCGGCCTATTTCGCCGTCAAGGCGCTCCAGCTCTTTTCGCCCTGGTATGGCAAGGAGATCCCCGGCTACGAGTACTATACCCAGATGGCGAACCGTGGACAGGCCGACTTCGGCGTGGGCCGCGACGGGAAACCGATGGATATGGACCGGCTCGTCTCGGAAGGAACGCTCCTCGTCGGCACGCCGGACGAAATCGGTGATGCGATCGAGAAATACGAGAAAGCCGGAGTCACACAGATGGTGTTTCTCGTCCAGATGGGTTCACTCCCCCACCGGGATATCCTGCGTTCGCTGGAGCTGTTTGGGAAGGAAGTCATTCCGCACTTCCGGGCCCGGGGCCACCAGATTCCCTACGGGTTCAGGGAGTTCCAGACAAGCGTTCCGGTTCCGACAAAGGAGTTTGGCGCGCAAGGACTGGATGACGTGCGCCCGGCCTCCGGCACGTCCAGTGCAGCCTAA